The DNA sequence TACCCGGTTTTGCATTGAATATTCTTTGATTTTTTCAGGAGAAGCATTTTCACCCAGAAGGCTATTGCGGCTTCCGACATGGGCAAATTCTCCTAAATCAATAACCGGAGAAATCAAAATTGCAAAATTGGGAATAGTTGGAATTGAAGTCCAGTCTCCTTTTAATTCCGTATAATCTGTAGGAATATTACTCACAGATGCAGCCAGATGTCCGCCTGCGGAAGTTCCGATAACGCCAATCTGTTCTGGTGAAATGCCGTACTGCCCAGCGTTTTTTCTAAGATATTTTATAGCTGCCTGAATGTCCTGTAACGGGGCAATTTCTTTTTGTTTCAAGTCTGGAGAAGTCGGCAACCGGTAATTTAAAACAAAGGCCGAAATTCCTTGAGTATTGAACCATTTTGCGATCTGGTAACCGCCTAAATCATAAGTAAGTTTATAATATCCTCCACCGGGAATGACGATTACAGCCATCTGTTTCCTATCTTCCTTTGGAGGTAGAAAAGCAAAAAGTTCGGTCTCTTTTATCTGTATGATTCTTCCGTCTTTTTCTTCCGTTTTCAATGGTAATCCTTTGGAGTTCGGCATCTGACCTTTCGGCCAGACCCTAATTTTCTCCTGTGCAGATAATTGAAGAGTTAGGGAAATTAATAAGAGGAACGCAATTTTTTTCATAGCAAAATAATTTAGCGAAATGCTTTTCTAAATCTTGAAGATTTAATTTTTTAATCTTTCAGGAAATCTTCTCTAAAAGGAGCGAAAGCATCAATTAATTGTCCTGCTTCCAGACATTTTACTCCATGGAAAATATTCGGCTGCGCGAAAAATCCGTCACCTTGCTGTAAGATCTTTGTTTCACCATCAACCATCACTTCAAACTTTCCTGAAGCAACATAGGTGATCTGAGAATGAAAATGCTGGTGTAAAGCTCCAATGGCATCTTTTTCAAACTTTACAATCACCATCATTACTTGAGAATTATACCCCACAAACTGTCTGGAAACTCCTGCTCCTAAATCTTCCCACTCTGAATTACCATCGAAGAAGGGTTCTTTTCTGAATTTCATTTTTTATGTTTTTGATTTTTTAACTAATTTTTTTTACGCTTAGTTTGTCATTTGGACGAAGGAGAAATCTATCTAAACTTCATTCGTAAGTCTTCAACTTGTGTTTTGAATGACAAACTGATTTTTTAATTATCAGGATTGAAGAACTATTTAATATATTTCTCTAACCCGATTTTTAAACTCTTCAAATTCTTCAGTGCTAATTTTGCAACTGATTCTGCGCCTAAGGTTGATAAATGAGTATCATCGTCTTTTCCTTTTGGATAGTAAGGATTTTCTCTTTCTTTATAATGCAGATGAAGTTTTTTTGAATTTTCAGGACCGTAAGAAATTTCCAGTTGTTCTGTCAGTAACTGCATATCTACAAACGGAACTTTCAGATCATTGGCCACCATTCTTACTACTAAAGGATATTCTTTATGGGTATCAATCAAAACTCCGTTTTCATTGAAATTTCTTCTTACAATAGAAGTCATCAGAATGGGGGTTGCTCCTTTTGCTCTGGCTTCATTTACATACCTTTCCAGGTTGGCTCTATATTGTGTATATGGATTGGTGAATTTCGTAGAATCCTTTAATTTCTGGTCGTTATGTCCAAACTGAATAATGACAAAATCTCCTTTTTTCAGCTGTTTTTCCACTTTATCCCATCTGCCTTCAGTCCGAAAGCTTTTTGAACTTCTGCCATTCATCGCATGATTCTGAATTTCAATTCCTGTTAAAAATTGTGGCAAAACCTGTCCCCAGCCATGTTCTGGATTTTTATCCGGATTTTCTTTGTTGGCCATAGTAGAATCACCGATGAGGAATAGGGTTGGTTTTTGTGCGAATGTTATTATTGATAAAAATAATAATAGTAAGGTTAGCTTTTTATTCATTTTTAAATTCATTTAATTAAACTTAAAAATGCTTTGACTTTGCTCAGTATAACACGGGTAAACATTACGTCATTTAAGCGAATATTAAAACAGTTGGTATTAGCGATGTCATGCTGAGCGAAGTCGAAGCATCTCAATTATTTATTTGGATTCCATCCATCAAAAATTTTTTCAAGGGTATAATTTTTCAAATCCTTTTTCGTCACCTTATGCGACCAGCTTACTCGTTTGGAGATATCTCCTCCTTCGCCTTTGCTGCCGGATTCTGCATAATAAGCGGTCCTTTCTTTATCAGGAAACATTTTGTCGCCTTTCCATGGATTCCAGCCTTCGGGAAGGATGTGTTTTCCCATTTCAGTGTTAATGAAAACAGTTCTGGCGTAAGGTCTCCAGGGTCTTCCCAAATAAACTTTTGTGATGCCTTCTTTTGCACTTAATTTACAGTCGAAAAAAACAAAACCATACGGTCTGCCGGCTTCTGTAGCGGCTGCGGTAATATAAGAATCGGCCAAACTTTTAATGGTGCAGTTCTTAAAAACAACGGTTGCCTGTCCAAAAATGAAATCAGTTGTTCCTTCAATATAGCAGTTTTCAAAATATTGCCTGCTATGGTTGGTTGCGGAATAAATGGTGTCCTGACAGCCCAGAATATTTGAGTTTTTTATCACAAAATGGTCTCCTTCCACATGGAGAGAAACCGCTTGTCCTTCATTGCACGAAGAAT is a window from the Chryseobacterium indologenes genome containing:
- a CDS encoding alpha/beta hydrolase, producing MKKIAFLLLISLTLQLSAQEKIRVWPKGQMPNSKGLPLKTEEKDGRIIQIKETELFAFLPPKEDRKQMAVIVIPGGGYYKLTYDLGGYQIAKWFNTQGISAFVLNYRLPTSPDLKQKEIAPLQDIQAAIKYLRKNAGQYGISPEQIGVIGTSAGGHLAASVSNIPTDYTELKGDWTSIPTIPNFAILISPVIDLGEFAHVGSRNSLLGENASPEKIKEYSMQNRVTEKTPPTILFHAQNDKTVPVMNSILYYQEMIKNKVKGAMFIFAEGEHKIGITNKSELTDNWKKLCSDWLKAIINK
- a CDS encoding cupin domain-containing protein; the protein is MKFRKEPFFDGNSEWEDLGAGVSRQFVGYNSQVMMVIVKFEKDAIGALHQHFHSQITYVASGKFEVMVDGETKILQQGDGFFAQPNIFHGVKCLEAGQLIDAFAPFREDFLKD
- a CDS encoding rhamnogalacturonan acetylesterase is translated as MNKKLTLLLLFLSIITFAQKPTLFLIGDSTMANKENPDKNPEHGWGQVLPQFLTGIEIQNHAMNGRSSKSFRTEGRWDKVEKQLKKGDFVIIQFGHNDQKLKDSTKFTNPYTQYRANLERYVNEARAKGATPILMTSIVRRNFNENGVLIDTHKEYPLVVRMVANDLKVPFVDMQLLTEQLEISYGPENSKKLHLHYKERENPYYPKGKDDDTHLSTLGAESVAKLALKNLKSLKIGLEKYIK
- a CDS encoding pectinesterase family protein produces the protein MKKLFLILFISTANFLFAGNDPYIKITVAKDGSGDFTSIQKAINSIRDLGPAEAFVFIKSGIYNEKVTIPSSKHKITLEGENKGNTIISNNDFSGKPDAFNEKMTTFNSYTLLVMGDDIKISNLTIQNSSCNEGQAVSLHVEGDHFVIKNSNILGCQDTIYSATNHSRQYFENCYIEGTTDFIFGQATVVFKNCTIKSLADSYITAAATEAGRPYGFVFFDCKLSAKEGITKVYLGRPWRPYARTVFINTEMGKHILPEGWNPWKGDKMFPDKERTAYYAESGSKGEGGDISKRVSWSHKVTKKDLKNYTLEKIFDGWNPNK